The window ACTATGAAAGTTAATGtaaatagtataaattaataatctACCGGTCCCCATCAACTAATATATATACTTCAATTTTTTGATGaccttgatttatttattaaaaatagtcaaaaatctAATATAGATCTGTTCTTGGGGGACATAACAGATCTATATTATGTCTTGGGGGAGCAGAAGTAatcaaaaagttacaaaatagctatttaattaattcaaatggTTTTGTATCTATGTGTAACAAAATTACAAGAGAGAAGTAATACTTGCATAGACCatatattttcaagaaataatatgaaaactaagataaaaaataCTTGATGATGCATGACCATGGtctactattaaaattaaaataatagggAATTATTTCACGAAAATGGTCtcttatttagttattttttaaaaaagtcgatagtattatatagttttaaaaagggaaaaataaagcggatttttctatttaagaatatatagggtgtttcattcaaaaaaacataagtctataataaatttaacctaaaatcttaaattgttCTAATCAGAGTTTATATTCGTGTTCTACGGAAAAACCTcatcaaaaccattttttactttttcaatatgTTAAGTAATAACGAAGATACAAGGATGGTCCCAAAATCACTCTGTAGATATCGATTTTGTACCAGTGGTGCGTTCGTGAACCACTAACTTTAGGACTATGTAAAActctcccaatttttttttaggttttttgttaCGTATGAGTAGTTcgatataaaatgaaataaaaatttggagGAATACGTTTTACGTCGATAAAGCATAGAAATATAGAtgtttaaatattgataaaaaatcattatttttttgataactttgtatcgccattttcaaaataattattgtgtGTTTTACGAATATTATAtcgtttataataaaaacataatgtGTACTTATGGAAATACCAAAAATGGGTTGCCActaaaaatgggtttttataaaaatcttggatgaatgaaattgaaaatgtaTTCAATGGTTCATCAATGCACCACTGGTTTTATTGGTgtaataaactattaaatttcgcGTACCTAGACCAATTTCAATATctaaatgaaaaatatgtttCATCATTATTCGTTATAGTGTACAAGAGTTTACATCTTTTGtgataaatttgttaaaaaaatgtctttccGAAAATTTTTAACTCAAAGTGAATTAGAAGACGCCTTGAACGAAGTGGTTCTGAGCTTGGAAAATCAGGAAAATGGTAAGTTTGTTAGGAACTTTGATGTATGGtacattatataattattttatttgctataataaaaatataacagcTCGATTATTGTTACAACATCagcattacaaaaaatattatttttacttttagacaCTATTGATGCTGTTTATATTCCACCTGATGTTGATATATTGACAGACGAAGAGGAGATTGATGATGATAATAACATGGTAGATAGTCAAAGGCCTAATGACTTTTGAGCTACATGTTTCAGAGCAGCCAGAGTTGAATGAGAATGATACTGAAAATGAGGGCAAACGCATGAGAAACGAACAAGAGTGGGATCTCTCGGATGAAGGAACATTGGCttcaaaaagaagaaagttGCTCGCTTCTGCAAGTTCAAAAGCCATTTTACCGAAGTGGAAAAAAGGTCAGATAACGTATACCCATGAACCTGTATCTACAGAATTTCAGTTTAGGGAAAATTTACAAAACCTTCTTTTTGGAAAGTCTCCCCttgagatattttatttgttttttgatgacGATGTCGTAGaacttttgttaaatttttctgtaAAGTATGCTCATGATAACAATCGCCatgattttttaacaaaacctgaacttttaaatttcataGGCATTCTTTTATTTTCGGGATATCATTCTTTACCTAGAATTCAACATTATTGATCAACGGATGAGGATAAAGGAAttgatctaataaaaaaatgcatgagCAGGAATAGATTGCAACAAATAAAGCAAAATTTGCACTTATCAGATAATTCTTTATTGGACAAGAAAGATAAATTTTCCAAAGTTAGGCCTTTTTTAGATTTACtcaataagaaaaatttgcagtttgaaatttttgcttTCAATAGGTGAACAAATGGTGCCATATTTTGGCCGACATCcttgcaaaatgtttataaaggGAAAGTCAGTGCGTTTTGGGTTCAAATTATGGTGCCTTTGTTCATCTAATGGAtaccttttttattcccttCTGTATGCTGGAGCTCAAGATAAAAAACACTCAGAGCTAGGTTTGGATGGTGGTGTTGTTATGAGTTTACTGTCTGTAGTAGAAAAACCACAAAATCATCAAATCttttttgacaactttttttCGACTTTCAAACTTTTTGGTCAcacaaaacaaaatgtttttttttttgcaacaggCACCATCCGTGACAATCGAACAAGCCGTTGtccttttttggataataaaaaaatggaaaaaactgaGCGGGACGAATTTGATGCCGCTTACGATGctaattcaaaaatttcttttattcgtTGGAACGACAATTCAGTTGTTACAGTTGgaagtaatatttataatatagaacCGCTCACCAGGGTAAAgcgttataataaaaaacaactaaTAGAAACATTCATTCAACAGCCTTATGCAATATCtcaatataataagtttatgGGTGGAGTAGATCTACACGACAATGGCATTGCAAACTACCGATCCCAAATTTTGGGAAAGAAATGGTGGTGGCCGATATTTTGCAATGCATTGGATAGTTTGGTAGTAAATGCATGGAAGATATACAACttggtaaataaaaaatcacaagtaGATTTCAAGTCATATATAGCCCTACGTCTTCTAAAAACGGACGCTAATAGAGTTGTAAGGAACGTTATTTTATACGTGCTAATATCGATGAATTGCGCTTCGATAACCAAGGCCACCTTATGGTCTCTCATGCTCAGAAGCTGCGCCGTAGATGAGGAATATGTCATAGTCATACAATATATATCTGTACAAAGTGTAATGTTCATTTGCATACAGGTTGTTTCGTGAAATATCaccaaaaataacttaattgtaCCTACCAGTGGTTCGTTTACGCACCagtaataaaagttgtttttttgaaagtacacaaacaaattttgaaaactaaaagtATTTTGCAGCTctctataaatatttgtatttaaatataactttattatttaaaatatttagagttaggccaaatgttaaaaaaaaaattgttattcgTTCCCAGTGGTTCGTTCACGCACTacctttttttttcctaaaattaacaaaaaaacaatttgtttttaataaaaatgtgttcttTTATTCACGTCAATAaatactttttgcaaaaatttatctttttttcttatttccgTCCTTGGTATTAAATGGGTTAAAAATTATGACAGctgttaaattttcaataacggCATCTTTTGTTTCAGAAGAAAGTATCAGTAATGCGAAAACCGCATATGTTTTGTAACAACCGAGATAACCTACGTGTCCAAAtttggacaaaaaaaatcaaaattcctgccacaaaatgctcatatctctaaaacaAAGAAAGTGTGAGACG is drawn from Anthonomus grandis grandis chromosome 1, icAntGran1.3, whole genome shotgun sequence and contains these coding sequences:
- the LOC126750566 gene encoding piggyBac transposable element-derived protein 3-like, with translation MVPYFGRHPCKMFIKGKSVRFGFKLWCLCSSNGYLFYSLLYAGAQDKKHSELGLDGGVVMSLLSVVEKPQNHQIFFDNFFSTFKLFGHTKQNVFFFATGTIRDNRTSRCPFLDNKKMEKTERDEFDAAYDANSKISFIRWNDNSVVTVGSNIYNIEPLTRVKRYNKKQLIETFIQQPYAISQYNKFMGGVDLHDNGIANYRSQILGKKWWWPIFCNALDSLVVNAWKIYNLVNKKSQVDFKSYIALRLLKTDANRVVRNVILYVLISMNCASITKATLWSLMLRSCAVDEEYVIVIQYISVQSVMFICIQVVS